The Macaca nemestrina isolate mMacNem1 unplaced genomic scaffold, mMacNem.hap1 Scaffold_515, whole genome shotgun sequence genome includes the window CTGGGGTTGGGTGGGAGTCAGGGATGGCACAGAGGAGCGGTCCCTCCCGGTGACAGTGCAGGGGACTGGCCCTGGGTGGGAAGGGGACACCCCCGCTGGTTCCGAGCAAGTCAGGGCCTGCCCGGGAAAGTCCTCAGCATGATGGCGTTCGTTGGGGCGGGTGGGCCTCAAGACCATGACTGCAGCCTTGCGACAGGATGGACTCCTAAAGGCAACCGGGCTGGGGACGGAGAGGTGGACCCGGCGCTTGGCAAGGGGCCCTGGACAGGAAGATGGAGGAGTGAGCGGTGGGGGGAAAACAGTCGAGAAATGCACGGACACGGAATTAGGGTCACGAGTTTAGTTTGGGTCATGTTCAGATGGAGAGGCTGTGGGAGGCCTTCAGCAAGCGAGACCATCTGCATTGCAGCCGAGCTAGCAGCAGCTGGCGCCCGGCCAGGCCCCGCGTACCTTCCCAGGGTCTTGGCTCCGCATCCCCGAGACCCTGGATTTGCATGCGCCGCTCACAGCCCGGCCAGGCCCCGCCTCCGATCCCGCTCTTTGCACATCACCAGGGCAAGGGGCACGCTCGGGCTGGGGAGCGGGCGCCGGCACGCCGGCAGCCCGCCAAGGGGGACGCAGGGCAcgtcgccccgccccgccccgccccgtccCGCCCGTCCGCCAGCTGCGGCAGCGCGTCCGGAAGTGCCTGGGGCGGCGAGcatggcggcggcggcggccggccTGGGCGGCGGCGCCGGCCCGGGACCCGAGGCCGGGGACTTCCTGGCCCGCTACCGGCTGGTATCGAACAAGTTGAAGAAGCGGTTCCTGCGGAAGCCGAACGTGGCGGAGGCCGGCGAGCAGTTCGGACAGCTGGGCCGGGAGCTGCGCGCCCAGGAGTGTCTGCCGTACGCGGCCTGGTGCCAGCTGGCGGTGGCGCGCTGCCAGCAGGCGCTCTTCCACGGGCCCGGGGAGGCGCTGGCCCTCACCGAGGCCGCCCGCCTCTTCCTGCGGCAGGAGCGCGACGCGCGCCAGCGCCTGGTCTGCCCCGCCGCCTACGGGGAGCCGCTGCAGGCCGCCGCCAGCGCCCTGGGCGCCGCGGTGCGTCTGCACCTCGAGCTGGGCCagccggccgccgccgccgccctctGCCTCGAGCTGGCCGCCGCCCTGCGCGACCTGGGCCAGCCGGCCGCCGCCGCCGGTCACTTCCAGCGCGCCGCCCAGCTCCAGCTGCCCCAGCTGCCCCTGGCCGCGCTGCAGGCGCTGGGCGAGGCCGCCTCCTGCCAGCTGCTGGCGCGCGACTACACCG containing:
- the LOC139361474 gene encoding 40-kDa huntingtin-associated protein; the protein is MAAAAAGLGGGAGPGPEAGDFLARYRLVSNKLKKRFLRKPNVAEAGEQFGQLGRELRAQECLPYAAWCQLAVARCQQALFHGPGEALALTEAARLFLRQERDARQRLVCPAAYGEPLQAAASALGAAVRLHLELGQPAAAAALCLELAAALRDLGQPAAAAGHFQRAAQLQLPQLPLAALQALGEAASCQLLARDYTGALAVFTRMQRLAREHGSHPVQSLPPPPPPGPQPGPGTGATPALPAALLPPNSGSAAPSPAALGAFSDVLVRCEVSRVLLLLLLQPPPAKLLPEHAQTLEKYSWEAFDSHGQESSGQLPEELFLLLQSLVMAAHEKDTEAIKSLQVEMWPLLTAEQNHLLHLVLQETVSPSGQGV